The window TACTGATCCAAATATAGGAAGTGGCATTGAACCCGTTTGGCAAGCAGTGAAAGATTATTGTTTCTCAGCCATATCTGAGCCGCAATCGGTTCAGGGTTTGTTTGAACAACTCAAACGCCCTCCTTATGGAGTAAAAGAATCAGCTCTCCCCGTTTTGTTGACCGCTATACTCATGCAGTTCAGTGATGAAATCAGTTTGTTTCAAGATGGGGTCTTTATTCCGCTTTTACATATGTCTCATTTTGAATTGCTTTTCCGGCATCCACAGCGCTTTTCGGTTAAATCTTTTGCTATTGAAGGATTACGCGCTGACTTCTTTGCTTTATTAGAAGAAATGTTAGCAACAGAAAAAACCAAAGATTTTTTACAAAGAACAGGTTCTCGCAATCGAACACTATTAAGCTTGGTAAAACCTTTGATTGGTTTTGTGCAAAAATTACCCACATTTACGTGCAAAACCAACGATCTGAGTGAGCAAAGTCGGGCTTTGCGAACAGCCCTTTTAGAAACCAAAGATCCTGAAATTCTTATCTTTGAAGCATTACCTTCTTCATTGGGTTTTCACACAATTAAGTCCGATGATGAAGCGCAAGACTTTAAAGCATTGCAAAAGGTTTTGATCCATTCCCTCACTGAGTTGAACATGGCCTATCCTAAATTACTGAATCAGTGCCAGCAGTATTTACAGTCTGCTTTTGGGGTTAAGGACAAAGATCCTCTGCGTAAAGAACTCACCCGTAGGGCTAGTTTTCTCAAAGACAAAACCGTTGAACGCAAAGTTACATCTTTTGTAAATGCGATTTTGGATAATGAGAAAAATGAGAAAAGCTGGCTTGAGGCTGTCGCTATGGTGGTTGCAGATAAACCTGCCACTGAGTGGCGTGATCAGGATATTGATGCTTTTGAGACCCAATTAGCTGAGATATATCGGCGCTTTACTAATTTGGAAGCGATTCAACATGAACTGAAAAATTTGCCTGTTAATGGCAAAAAAGCCAAACGGGTTGTTGTGGCTGACTCCTCTGGCAATGAGTTTAATCAGGTTGTATGGATTGATAAAGAAGATGAAGAGAAAATTACACTACTGGTAGAACAGCTTTTAAGATCCCCAGAGCTTAAAGATAATCACCGTTTGCAAACAGCTTTAGTTGCAGGTCTTTCGGAGCATATCTTTCAATCTTAGCTCATTATTAACAGAAATTTTCCTTTGTTGAGGTCATTTTAAATGTTAGAATCAATTTTACTAAGGCTGGGACAATGACAAAAACTGAGCATCATGTATTGGGATTATCTGGTGGAAAAGACAGCACCGCCCTGGCTGTTTATTTGCAATTGCATAAAAAAATCCCCAACATGACCTATTTCTTCTGCGATACCGGAGAAGAACTTCCTGAAACCTATGAGTATTTGAACAAGATCAAAGCCAGACTCGGGGTTGAAATCCATTATTTGGCAGCAGAGCGCGGTTTCCAGCACTGGTTAGACGTGTATAATGGTTATTTGCCCTCTCCCCAAGCCCGTTGGTGTACCAAACAAATGAAAATTATTCCCCTCGAACGATTTATTCAAGATAAGTTTGGCGAGGATACAGTTTATAGCTATATCGGAATACGTGCCGATGAAAACCGAGAAGGCTATCTCTCTAAAAAACCGAATATTATTCCTGTGTTCCCATTTCGTGATGATGGCATTACCAAGGAAGGCGTAATTCAAATATTAGAAGACAGTGGCATTGGTATGCCCAAATATTATGAATGGCGTTCTCGTTCGGGTTGCTATTTTTGCTTCTATCAGCGCAAGTATGAATGGGTCAAACTGGCTGAACGGCACCCTGATTTATTTGAAAAAGCCAAACAGTTTGAAAAAGAACATTCAGACGGGCGTATGTACTCTTGGAGCGATGGAGAAACCTTGGATGAACTTCTTGCTCGAAAAGATGAGATTATTGCAAGCCATGATAAAGCTTTGGAACGTCAGAAAAAGAAAAAGCCAAATCAGGCTTTGGTTCATGCGCTAGAAGATGTATTGGATGAGGAGGATGACGAGCTTCCTTGTTTAGCTTGTCATATTTAATCTTATTTTGATATTCAATTTTTAGTGTGATTTATTACAACTTTCATATTTGGAGTGATATGTGAATTCATTTAATGATGAAATGCTATTAGATGAAGATGAAATTGGGATTGAAGAAGATGATGACCTGAATTTTTCTAACACTGAAATGTTTAGTAAAGCTGTAATATGGGGTACTGATTGGACTGCAGAAACAATAATTAATCAGTTGAATAAAAAAAACATAAAGATAGATCCAAATTTTCAAAGAAGAGACGCCTGGAATGCTAATCAAAAAAGTTTATTTATTGAGTCTCTTATTTTAGGGATTCCTGTTCCTCCTATCATTTTGGCAGAAAAAAAAGAACAAAAAAATTCCTTTATTGTTATCGATGGGAAACAACGGCTTTTAAGTTTGATTCAATTTTCAGCAAATGATGACAGTGACTTTGAACAATTAAAACTATCAAAATTAAAAATTTTAAAAGAATTAAATGGACTAAGTTACTCTGATATTGAAAAAAAATCTGATTTATATGATTATCAAACACAGTTTGATAATCAAACAATTCGAACTGTAGTTATTAGAAATTGGCAGAATGAAGATTACCTATATACAATTTTTCATAGATTAAATACAGGTAGCATGAAATTAAATTCCCAAGAGTTGAGGCAAGCTTTATATCCAGGGGATTTTGTGTATTATGCTGATGATTTTTCTATTCAAAGTACACAATTACAATCAATACTTAAAAATAAACAACCCGACAAAAGAATGAGAGATATAGAGTTATTACTAAGATATTTTGCATTTAAGAAATTCATTGCCTCTTATGATGGTAACTTAAAGGATATTTTAGATAAAACATGGAAAAATTTGAACGATAATTGGGAATCAGATAAAGAAAATATTAAAAAAGAAGCAGAAGAATTGAATAATGCTATAGATTTTGTTTTTGAAATTTTTGGAGAAAAAAGTGCATTTAGTAAGTATTTAAATGGAGAGTTCAAAAATTCTTTAAATAGGGGAGTTTTTGACATAATGGTTTATTACTTTTCTCAAAATGATATTAGAATTAAGTTGGAAAATAAGAAAAATGATGTTAAAGCTCTTTTTATTCAACTTTGTGAAAAACCAAAATTTTTAAGAACCATTGAATACTCTGTTAAAGGTCTAGAACAGGTTCGTACTAGATTTGATTTTTGGCGTGAAGGATTAAGTGGATTACTAGGTGAAGAATTACATAAAATTTGGGACTAACATTTCTAACTTATGTCAAATACCTTAGCTTTTATTCAATTCCAAAATAGAATAATAAAATTAATAAAATGTTTTATGCCTTCTAATATTAAGGTGGATAAAAATTTAAATGTACGTAATACAAATCCACTGAAAATTTATACTTCTAGACAATTGCTTTTGTTTAGAAGTTTTAGATTGCTAATTCATGCAGAGATAGAACATTTTATTGAAGAGTTAGGTGTGGGTGTAGTTAGAAAAGCTAACCAAATTTGGATATCGAATACCAAAAGCACTAAAACATTACTTGCATTATTGGCTTTTATGGATTATAAGCTCGATAAAAATGCTACGAGTTTAAATGATCGCGTTGAAAAAGCTGTTACGGAGTATTTTAATTTGATTTCTAAAAATAATGGAATTAAAGAAGATAATGTGTTGAAAATTTTATTGCCTCTTGGATTAGATAAATCTCTCATCAGCCAAACGTGGTTAAGCACAATGAATTCTTATGGTCAGAACAGAGGCGATGTTGCTCATAAAAGTTTTAAAGCAATGATTCCGATTGATCCCGTTAGCGAAATTAATAATATTAGAAATATATTAGCAGAAATCAAATTGCTTGATGAAAATTTAAGAAAAGTATCTTAATGTCCAGAATAATATTCCTGCACTCTTCAAATACCATTGTCAACGAAGGCGAGCAGAGAGTACTCACTTTTCTGGATAGATACCTTGTTCCAGCTTCAAGTAATATACAAGGCAAACAAATTGGTGACTTGGGACCGGAATATATACTCATCCCGAACTTAGAAATACCAGATCGCAGTGCTGGACGGTATTTGGAGTTTGATGCAATATTAATTGCTCCCCATGCTCTTTACTTAATCGAAGTCAAAGACTGGGGTAATTCTATTGACGGAGATGACCAGTTTTGGTATCTCAATGGGCACCGTGAATTTAAAAATCCCCATTTGGGTTTGAATAATAAATGCAGAGTAATTAGTTCTTTACTCAATAAATACAATCCTGAATTCCGCAAAATATGGATTCAGTGCATGGTCATTATTGCCCGTGATCAAACCACACTTAATTTAACGGGACATTGTAAAGATTTAACTTTTAAATTAGATCAATATTGTCTACAGTTTATTAAAAACCCACGCCTTTTAAAGACTCCCCCTGATAAACGCGTGCGAGAGAATAGTATTACCCATCTGCAAAAAGAAATTTGTGAAGCTTTGATTGGCAAAGCCCGTGCTCGCTCTAATCAACCCAAAATAATTCAAGGCTATGAAATCGAAGAAGAACTCTTTGTAGATGACCATATTTCAGAATATGTGGGCTTTAAACTGATTCAAGGAAAACGATCAGGTACAGCCAAGCGATTGCGTGTATTAAAAATTCCTCCATTGGTATCGAAATCAGAGCAAGATACTATTCGGGCAAAATTACTCAGAGATTACGAGGCTTTAGAAACTTTGGGTTCACATCCCAATATTATTGGACTCAAAGGTTTAATTGATCATGAGTCAGATCAATTTGTAGAAATTTTAGACTGGTCTGAAGAGGGCACACTTCATACAGTTATGTCTCATCGCAAATTAGAGCTTAAAGAAACCCTTGAAATTGTGAAAGGGATTGCCTTAGGGCTAAATGCGATTCACAACAAGGGCATTATTCACCGCAATTTAAGACCTGAAAATATCCTCATGACAAAATCTGGCCCCCAGATCATGAATTTTGATCGCTCTTATCTTTTTACTCCCCAAGGCCAAACTGTTTGGCAAACCATAACTCAACCAGAAGAACTCCGTTATCTTCCGCCGGAACTGGCTTTGCCTATGGGAGAATATGATTTTTATCAATCTTCTGACCTCTATAGCTTGGGGGCCATCTTTTATGAAATTCTCTGCGGATCATTGCCTTTCCCAACCCCCCTTGCCTTTGAACATGCTGGGGGTAAGCTAAAAGAAGAACAATTGCCCACATTCAATTGGGAAAAACGAAACATGGCAATTGATTCGTTGATTTCCCGTCTTTATACTACAGATCTAGAGGGCCGTTTTGGGAGTGCACAAGAATTTTTAGACGCTTATGAGCTGGCATTTGAAGCTCCTGAGGTAATTGTAATGAACCTAAATAAATCTGTTCCACCACAATCTAATGACCGGATTGGTGATTACCAAATTATTGAGCAAATTGGTCATTCAGGAGGATTTTCAGATGTTTATCGGGCCAGACATATCTTACAAAGTAAAACATATGCTTTAAAGATTAATCGGCGTGCAGTTGATGTGAACGCTTTAATTGACGAGTTTGGGATTTTGAAAGAACTTAACCATCCCCATATTGTTAAAGTGGATTGGAGCGGACAACTCCCCGATGGTCGCTATTATTTAGCGATGGAACTCTTAGATGGCCAATCTCTTCGAGAACGATTGCAGGATCCAGATCGTGAATTAAAGACCCGTATACAAGAAGGCGCTGTGGTTGCTCAACATATTCTTTCAGCGCTTCGTTATCTTCATGAGCCCGATCTCAAGACGGGAGAAATGCAAGGCAAGACTTTGTTGCATCGGGATATTAAACCTGAGAATATTGTTCATGTATCAGATCGTGGTTATATTCTGATAGATTTTAATGTGGCTAATGAGAATACTCTCGAATCGCAGCAAACCTTTACAGGAACACGCTCTTATATTGCTCCAGATTTAATTGACCCGGTTCGATTTGAAATCAACTGGAATGCATCGGCTGATACCTTTGCTTTGGGTTGCACTCTCTATGAAGTAATTTGTGGACAGCATCCTTATAATTACAAGCCGCAACCGAATGCCACTCCAATAGATCCCAAAGATATTTCAGGCTGTCAGGAAATCAGTGAAGATTGGCGACAATTTCTCCTCAAAGCAGTGCAGTTACAGACCTCTGAGCGATTCCAAAGTGCTTTAGATATGCAATTCGCACTACAGAAGGTTTTGGGAGAATTACCAACTATCGAAGTACAAGAACAAAAACGTATACAGCAGGCATTTAAAGAATCTGCTTGGATTCGGTTTTTGCGCCAATTTGGCCCTGTACCAAGTAATGACAATATGTTTGATGAGCATATTCAAAGAGCTTTAAAACGAAATAAAATTGAATCATTGCATTTTAAGGTTAGCTATTTACAGTCATTAATAGCTAATTTTAAAGAGAAAAATCCTAAATCTGTTATTTTGACAGGAACAGCAGGTGATGGGAAAACATTTAGTTGCCGAGAAATTTGGGAAAATTTAGGCGGAAACAAAACATTATGGGATGGTGGGGAAAAAATACTTCAACTTGATTTACCTAATGGTTCAAAACTTCTCATTATCAAAGATTTCAGCGAGTTAGATGAAGAAGATAATTCAATATTAGAACGTATGGCTCAAAGTATTCTTGGAAATAATTTTCAGGAAGTATTTTTGATTGCAGCCAATGATGGGCAGTTACTTGAGAGCTGGAAAAAAACAGGTGAGAGCGCTGATGTTCAGAAAGTAAGGGAAGTTATTGAGGACTTACTTTTAAGCAATACACAAGAGTTAGAGGGGTATCAACTCCATTTGCTTAATCTGAGCCGTTTGGTTCGCAGTGCAGATGAATATAAGCAAATTTTTGAAACTGTTCTCAAGCATTCTGGTTGGTCATCATGTGAAACGTGTTGTTATAAAGCCCATAAAGATCCACGTCAGGCTTGTCCTATTTGGGAAAATAGGCAACGCTTTTTAGGCGAGAATGATAAACAAATTTTGCAAGAACGCTTAATTTCTCTTTTTGAGT is drawn from bacterium (Candidatus Blackallbacteria) CG13_big_fil_rev_8_21_14_2_50_49_14 and contains these coding sequences:
- a CDS encoding phosphoadenosine phosphosulfate reductase translates to MTKTEHHVLGLSGGKDSTALAVYLQLHKKIPNMTYFFCDTGEELPETYEYLNKIKARLGVEIHYLAAERGFQHWLDVYNGYLPSPQARWCTKQMKIIPLERFIQDKFGEDTVYSYIGIRADENREGYLSKKPNIIPVFPFRDDGITKEGVIQILEDSGIGMPKYYEWRSRSGCYFCFYQRKYEWVKLAERHPDLFEKAKQFEKEHSDGRMYSWSDGETLDELLARKDEIIASHDKALERQKKKKPNQALVHALEDVLDEEDDELPCLACHI